From a single Sediminibacterium sp. KACHI17 genomic region:
- a CDS encoding DUF5686 and carboxypeptidase regulatory-like domain-containing protein: MRAILSAIILIVTLIDVKAQTITGTITDLNKEVLPFSSVLVRGTTQGVSANSKGYYSIQLAPGSYTLVCQYIGYRSTEKKIVVERGVNQVIDFQLEQQQYNLQEVMVNSAGEDPAYAIIRKAIEKRTYHQKEIKKFTADVYLKGQLQLRDYPKRLFGQKVDFEDGDTSKRKMLFLSETIAKYSVEEPKNEKIEVLSNKVSGRSDAFGFSSPQIISFYNNTIQVGENLNPRGFISPIATNAISFYRYKFEGTFYENGVEISRIKVIPRRKYEPLFHGYINIIENEWRIHSLRLNLVRDQQMQLLDTLTIEQLYVPASNLWVIKNQVIYPSGKLFGFDFFGSFVQVYDRFDLNPVFAKKYFDNTIIKVYDSANKKPMTYWDSIRPLPLLSEEALDYKKKDSLEQIRKDPKYLDSIDRKRNKFSISGLLLTGQSISKQKKKTFINFDPLINTLNYNTVEGGVLHFSPTWRKNYEGRKSLQITPYFRYGFANQHFNSHVTARYNFGKKYFNNFSFAAGRRVFQYNNAQPITSRINTYTTLLYENNHLKIYEANFFRIAHSAGIGNGLTAAWSLQFQDRFGLNNLADPVSWKNIAGRVFTPNYPVELTNTVMPRNQATTLTASLNWRPGGKYIELPDRKIGIGSDYPNFNLAITQGIKGLFGSDADFTKWRLTITDDLDMKLGGAFSYRATVGGFLNAKQVFIPDYQHVLGNQTVLANDPLSGFQLAPYYRYSNTSKLFVTGHVEYHLNGLLTNKIPGFKKLNWFLVTGANLLHTQKGKNYYEAFVGLENILKIMRVDFVKGYETNGPSPTGIRITVPFFLESRNDD; encoded by the coding sequence ATGAGAGCAATTTTATCCGCAATTATTTTGATTGTAACGCTGATCGATGTTAAAGCACAAACGATCACGGGAACGATCACAGATCTGAATAAAGAAGTTTTACCTTTTTCTTCTGTGCTGGTAAGAGGCACCACACAAGGTGTTTCTGCAAATAGTAAGGGATATTATAGTATTCAATTGGCTCCCGGGAGTTACACATTGGTTTGTCAATACATAGGCTATCGATCAACCGAAAAAAAGATCGTTGTAGAACGAGGAGTGAATCAGGTGATAGATTTTCAGTTAGAGCAGCAACAATATAATCTACAGGAAGTAATGGTGAATTCTGCAGGGGAAGATCCTGCATATGCGATTATCCGAAAAGCAATTGAGAAAAGAACCTATCATCAGAAGGAAATCAAAAAATTTACTGCGGATGTATATCTAAAAGGACAATTGCAATTGCGTGATTATCCCAAACGATTGTTTGGTCAGAAAGTAGATTTTGAGGATGGGGATACCAGTAAAAGAAAAATGCTATTCCTCTCAGAAACCATTGCCAAGTATTCTGTTGAAGAACCAAAGAATGAAAAGATAGAAGTGCTCTCAAACAAAGTGAGTGGCAGAAGTGATGCATTTGGGTTTAGTAGTCCGCAAATCATTTCATTTTATAATAATACCATACAAGTAGGAGAGAACCTGAATCCCAGAGGGTTTATTTCCCCGATCGCAACCAATGCGATCAGTTTTTACCGATATAAGTTTGAAGGAACATTTTATGAAAATGGGGTAGAGATCAGTAGAATCAAAGTGATCCCGCGTAGAAAATATGAGCCCCTTTTTCATGGCTATATCAATATCATCGAAAATGAATGGCGCATTCATAGTTTACGATTGAATTTGGTAAGAGATCAGCAAATGCAATTATTGGATACGCTGACCATTGAACAACTGTATGTTCCTGCCTCCAATCTTTGGGTCATAAAAAATCAGGTGATCTATCCTTCCGGTAAATTATTTGGCTTTGATTTTTTTGGAAGTTTTGTTCAGGTCTATGATCGCTTTGATTTGAATCCGGTATTTGCCAAAAAGTATTTTGATAATACGATCATTAAAGTATACGATAGTGCCAATAAAAAACCGATGACTTATTGGGATAGTATTCGACCACTCCCTTTATTGAGCGAGGAAGCGCTTGATTATAAAAAGAAAGATAGCCTGGAGCAAATACGAAAAGATCCCAAGTATCTCGATTCTATTGACCGAAAAAGAAACAAGTTTTCGATCAGCGGATTATTGCTTACCGGACAATCGATCAGTAAGCAGAAAAAGAAAACATTCATCAATTTTGATCCACTGATCAATACACTGAACTATAATACGGTAGAAGGTGGGGTACTGCACTTCTCGCCAACATGGCGTAAAAATTATGAGGGTAGAAAATCGTTACAAATCACACCTTATTTCCGATATGGTTTTGCAAACCAACATTTTAATAGTCATGTGACAGCCCGTTATAATTTCGGGAAAAAGTATTTTAATAATTTCAGTTTCGCAGCCGGTAGAAGAGTGTTTCAATATAACAATGCGCAGCCTATTACATCCAGGATCAATACGTACACAACTCTTTTGTACGAGAATAATCATCTAAAGATCTATGAAGCGAATTTCTTTAGGATCGCACATTCAGCAGGTATCGGAAATGGATTAACTGCTGCCTGGAGTTTGCAGTTTCAGGATCGATTTGGGTTGAATAATTTAGCTGATCCTGTGAGCTGGAAAAATATAGCAGGAAGAGTTTTTACGCCTAATTATCCGGTTGAACTTACCAATACAGTTATGCCGAGAAATCAGGCAACAACGCTGACCGCTTCTTTGAATTGGCGTCCCGGTGGTAAATACATAGAACTTCCTGATCGCAAAATCGGAATCGGATCTGATTATCCCAACTTCAATTTGGCAATCACACAAGGTATCAAAGGTCTTTTTGGAAGTGATGCAGACTTTACCAAATGGCGTTTGACCATCACCGATGATCTGGATATGAAATTGGGTGGTGCATTCAGCTATCGTGCAACGGTTGGTGGATTCCTGAATGCAAAACAAGTATTCATACCAGACTATCAGCATGTGCTGGGTAACCAAACTGTTTTAGCGAATGATCCTTTATCCGGATTTCAGCTTGCACCTTATTACCGGTATAGTAACACGTCAAAACTTTTTGTTACCGGACATGTGGAATATCATTTGAATGGATTGTTGACCAATAAAATACCGGGTTTCAAAAAACTCAATTGGTTTCTTGTAACAGGTGCCAATCTATTGCACACACAAAAAGGTAAAAATTATTACGAAGCTTTTGTCGGATTGGAGAACATACTAAAAATCATGCGAGTAGATTTTGTAAAGGGATATGAAACGAACGGTCCATCACCAACCGGTATCAGGATCACTGTTCCTTTTTTTCTGGAGAGCAGGAACGATGACTGA
- a CDS encoding penicillin acylase family protein: MRIVPMLVSVIATTGLIITLNTQLPVGGSKTPRLGYFLSPQKGFWQNAEPADASHNAEITLTGIKSKVEVFMDERLVPHIYAENDADAYYAQGYLHAKYRLWQMEFQTHVAAGRLSEIVGPDRIDTDKYFRRMGMVYAAEKTMREASKNKDITAAMEAYANGVNDYIRSLEPHEIPFEYKLLDYQPEEWTPFKTYLFLMFMSYDLTGRGISSDLQMTNAKNYFGYEDFDQLFTNVQDSLDPIIPKGTVYPAAAIPVTAPADVDSVYLGKTNTFNTATPPMIPDKNNGSNNWAVSGTKTKSGRPILANDPHLGLNLPSLWYEVQITTPTHSTYGASFPGSPAVIIGFNDSIAWGVTNAGRDVIDFYDMKFKDSTLEQYWYNGLWNKADIKEEVIKVKGQPDIIDRVAYTALGPVMYDASYKNDNTVGKYLAVKWTAHDGGQGLQTFYELNHAKNFDDYLNAINKWTCPGQNFAFISKTGDIAIKQQGAFVARWKRQGDFIMPGDDTRYMWQGIIPNEENPMQKNPERGFISSANQRSTDDTYPYYLGAAADFPLYRGIIINKRLAAMSNITAEDMQRLQTDNYNVFAEMARPALMKFVNEAALDADGKKYLSILKDWNLRNDIGEKGATVFRAIWDSLETTVWKDEFEKSKLALPWPDEPVLLEVMLRDSVYYFADNANTPDKTETLYDAVMTAIKKASIKCKELEKKNELEWGKFKDTRVSHLLKIDPLSRLHLPIGGGVHIINATTKVHGPSWRMIVHMTDDIEAYGVYPGGQSGNPGSKYYDSFVDSWAAGKYYRILFLKKEAAEKSNQIKWRITFNN, encoded by the coding sequence ATGCGAATTGTTCCTATGTTGGTTTCGGTGATTGCCACAACCGGACTTATCATCACCCTCAATACCCAACTTCCAGTAGGGGGTAGTAAAACACCTCGACTAGGATATTTTCTCTCTCCTCAAAAAGGTTTCTGGCAAAACGCAGAACCCGCTGATGCTTCTCATAATGCAGAGATCACTTTAACGGGGATCAAATCAAAAGTAGAAGTGTTCATGGATGAACGACTTGTGCCGCATATCTATGCAGAGAATGATGCGGATGCTTATTATGCACAAGGATATCTTCATGCAAAATACCGTTTGTGGCAAATGGAATTTCAAACCCATGTTGCCGCTGGCAGATTGAGTGAGATCGTTGGCCCTGATCGCATAGATACCGATAAATATTTTCGCAGAATGGGCATGGTATACGCTGCTGAAAAAACCATGCGCGAAGCTTCAAAGAACAAAGATATCACAGCAGCTATGGAGGCTTACGCCAACGGAGTGAATGATTATATCCGTTCACTCGAACCCCATGAAATTCCTTTTGAATACAAGTTATTGGACTATCAACCGGAAGAATGGACACCGTTCAAAACCTATCTTTTCCTGATGTTCATGTCCTATGATCTTACCGGAAGAGGCATTAGTAGTGATCTTCAGATGACCAATGCAAAAAACTATTTTGGGTATGAAGATTTTGATCAACTGTTTACCAATGTTCAAGACTCTTTAGATCCGATCATACCCAAAGGAACAGTCTACCCAGCCGCCGCCATACCGGTAACCGCACCTGCTGATGTGGATTCTGTTTATTTAGGCAAGACCAATACATTCAATACTGCAACACCACCCATGATTCCGGATAAAAATAATGGAAGCAATAACTGGGCGGTTTCAGGAACTAAAACCAAAAGTGGCAGACCAATATTGGCGAATGATCCTCACCTTGGTTTAAATCTTCCTTCACTTTGGTATGAGGTACAGATCACAACGCCTACACATAGTACTTATGGCGCAAGCTTTCCGGGTTCTCCAGCAGTGATCATCGGATTCAATGATAGTATCGCCTGGGGTGTGACCAATGCCGGTAGAGATGTGATCGATTTTTATGACATGAAATTCAAAGACAGTACCCTTGAACAATATTGGTATAATGGATTATGGAACAAAGCGGATATCAAAGAAGAAGTGATCAAAGTAAAAGGGCAGCCCGATATCATTGATCGCGTTGCATATACAGCCCTGGGTCCGGTGATGTATGATGCTTCTTACAAGAATGATAATACGGTTGGTAAATATTTAGCTGTTAAATGGACGGCACATGATGGCGGACAAGGTCTACAGACATTTTATGAATTGAATCATGCAAAAAATTTCGATGATTATTTGAATGCCATTAATAAGTGGACTTGTCCGGGACAAAACTTTGCTTTTATTTCCAAAACCGGAGATATTGCTATTAAACAACAAGGTGCATTTGTTGCGCGATGGAAGCGACAGGGAGATTTCATCATGCCCGGTGATGATACCAGATACATGTGGCAGGGAATTATTCCGAACGAAGAAAATCCAATGCAGAAGAATCCGGAGCGTGGCTTTATCAGTAGTGCCAATCAAAGATCAACAGATGATACCTATCCCTATTATTTAGGAGCAGCTGCTGATTTTCCATTGTATCGTGGCATCATCATTAATAAGCGATTGGCTGCGATGAGTAATATCACTGCAGAAGATATGCAGCGATTGCAAACTGATAACTACAACGTTTTTGCTGAAATGGCAAGACCTGCCTTGATGAAGTTTGTAAATGAAGCCGCCTTAGATGCTGATGGAAAAAAGTATCTATCTATCCTCAAAGATTGGAACCTGCGTAATGATATTGGAGAAAAAGGCGCCACTGTTTTCCGTGCTATTTGGGATAGCCTTGAAACTACAGTTTGGAAGGACGAGTTTGAAAAATCAAAACTGGCATTACCATGGCCTGATGAACCTGTTTTATTGGAAGTGATGTTACGTGATAGTGTTTACTATTTCGCAGATAATGCCAATACGCCTGATAAAACAGAAACCTTGTATGATGCTGTAATGACGGCGATTAAAAAGGCAAGTATCAAATGCAAAGAATTGGAAAAAAAGAATGAACTGGAATGGGGTAAGTTCAAAGACACACGTGTGAGTCATTTATTGAAAATTGATCCCTTGAGTAGATTGCATCTTCCTATTGGCGGAGGCGTACATATCATCAATGCTACAACCAAAGTACATGGTCCAAGTTGGCGCATGATCGTGCATATGACGGATGATATTGAAGCGTATGGTGTATATCCGGGTGGACAAAGCGGTAATCCAGGTAGTAAGTATTATGATAGTTTTGTAGATAGTTGGGCAGCGGGTAAATATTATCGCATACTGTTTCTTAAAAAAGAAGCCGCTGAAAAAAGTAATCAAATCAAGTGGCGTATCACTTTCAACAATTAA
- a CDS encoding cytochrome c peroxidase, which yields MKKALITGLFIVSITLLQFCKSKDSAAPTYESVTNAFGTNINLNQLENYASQAVPAYITKDNTAGNPITNAKATVGRVLFYDKNLSIDNTISCASCHQQQFAFSDTAIASNGVSGGLTGRHSMRLVNARFSAEAKFFWDERAGTLELQTTQPIQDHAEMGFSGQNGRPAIGALLTKLQGINYYQDLFQFAYGNTTITEQKLQECLAQFIRSIQSFDSKYDAGRAQVNNENQNFPNFTAQENQGKNLFLAPPAFDQNGVRTGGGLGCGGCHRAPEFDIDPNSGNNGIIGRISGTGIDITNTKAPSLRDLVNPNGSLNGNMMHTASLTSLQSVIGHYGNINIAPGNNRLDPRLRPNGNGQQLNLTAAEVNAVMAFLRTLTGTNLYTDKKWSNPFK from the coding sequence ATGAAAAAAGCCCTGATTACTGGATTGTTTATCGTATCGATCACCTTACTCCAATTCTGCAAAAGCAAGGACAGCGCTGCTCCCACGTATGAATCTGTCACCAATGCATTTGGCACCAACATCAACCTCAATCAACTTGAGAATTATGCTTCCCAGGCAGTTCCGGCCTATATCACAAAAGATAATACAGCAGGAAATCCGATTACCAATGCTAAAGCAACTGTTGGCCGGGTTCTTTTTTATGACAAAAATTTAAGTATCGATAATACTATTTCATGCGCCTCATGTCATCAGCAGCAATTTGCATTTAGTGATACGGCAATAGCCAGTAATGGGGTTAGTGGTGGACTTACGGGCAGACATTCCATGCGTTTGGTCAATGCAAGATTTTCTGCTGAGGCTAAATTCTTCTGGGATGAAAGAGCAGGCACTTTAGAACTGCAAACCACACAACCCATACAAGATCATGCGGAAATGGGTTTCAGTGGACAGAATGGAAGACCGGCCATCGGAGCCTTGCTGACTAAGCTTCAGGGCATCAATTATTATCAGGATCTTTTCCAATTTGCGTATGGCAATACAACCATTACTGAACAGAAGTTGCAGGAATGTCTGGCTCAATTCATCAGAAGTATTCAATCCTTTGATTCAAAGTATGATGCAGGTAGAGCGCAGGTGAATAATGAGAATCAAAACTTCCCCAACTTTACGGCACAGGAGAATCAGGGTAAAAATTTATTCCTAGCACCTCCGGCATTCGATCAGAATGGTGTGAGAACCGGTGGTGGTCTGGGATGTGGCGGTTGTCATAGAGCTCCTGAATTTGATATCGACCCCAATAGTGGTAATAATGGTATCATCGGAAGAATCAGTGGTACAGGCATTGATATTACGAACACAAAAGCACCATCACTGAGAGATTTGGTAAATCCAAACGGCTCGCTCAATGGAAATATGATGCATACTGCTTCACTGACTTCATTACAATCTGTGATAGGTCACTATGGCAATATCAATATTGCTCCAGGCAATAACAGACTAGATCCCAGACTCAGACCGAATGGTAATGGTCAACAATTGAATCTTACCGCCGCTGAAGTGAATGCAGTGATGGCATTTTTAAGAACATTGACCGGAACGAATCTGTACACCGATAAAAAATGGAGTAACCCATTTAAATGA
- a CDS encoding aminotransferase class I/II-fold pyridoxal phosphate-dependent enzyme — translation MSKQSLRQLQQHAGAIDFCSNDYLGIATHHLLNQGSKSQASGSTGSRLLAGNYPLINETEKKIALFHEAATALIFNSGYDANVGLLSCVPQKGDTILYDYLSHASIRDGIRLSFARSFSFAHNDLNDLEAKLKQATGTIFIVTESVFSMDGDTCPLEALIHLAQRYEAHLIIDEAHATGVVGDKGEGLVQQLGFASQVFARIHTFGKACGCHGAAVLGSEQLRTYLINFARSLMYSTSLPEHAVAMISRSYDVFPAMHQERAYLKSLVELFQSSDIRYEKLISHTPIQGVVVPGNTAVKELATQLQSHHFDIRPILYPTVPEGKERLRLVLHSFNTIDQVNQLIQHLS, via the coding sequence GTGTCCAAGCAGTCATTACGCCAGCTTCAGCAACATGCCGGTGCTATTGATTTTTGCTCCAATGATTATTTAGGGATCGCTACCCATCATTTGTTGAATCAAGGATCGAAATCACAAGCTTCCGGTTCTACAGGGTCAAGATTGCTCGCAGGTAATTACCCGCTGATCAATGAAACCGAAAAAAAGATCGCCCTGTTTCATGAAGCAGCAACGGCTTTGATCTTCAATTCTGGCTATGACGCCAATGTCGGACTCTTGTCTTGTGTTCCGCAAAAAGGCGACACAATATTATATGATTACCTCTCACATGCTTCTATAAGAGATGGTATTCGTTTATCTTTTGCCCGTTCTTTTTCCTTTGCACACAATGATTTGAATGATCTTGAAGCAAAACTGAAACAGGCTACCGGTACCATTTTTATTGTTACTGAATCTGTTTTTAGTATGGATGGAGATACTTGTCCACTAGAAGCATTGATCCATCTCGCACAACGTTATGAGGCACATCTCATTATTGATGAAGCACATGCCACAGGTGTGGTTGGTGATAAGGGTGAAGGGTTGGTACAACAACTGGGATTTGCATCACAGGTTTTTGCACGCATACATACATTTGGAAAAGCATGTGGATGCCATGGTGCAGCGGTGTTGGGTTCGGAACAATTAAGAACCTATCTCATCAATTTTGCCAGAAGTCTGATGTACTCCACTTCATTACCCGAGCATGCTGTAGCAATGATCAGTAGATCTTATGATGTCTTTCCAGCGATGCATCAAGAAAGAGCCTATCTGAAAAGCCTTGTAGAACTGTTTCAATCCTCAGATATACGCTATGAAAAATTGATCTCTCATACACCGATACAAGGGGTTGTAGTTCCGGGAAATACAGCGGTAAAAGAATTGGCAACACAGTTACAATCCCATCATTTTGATATTCGCCCCATCTTATATCCAACAGTACCGGAAGGGAAGGAGCGGCTTCGATTAGTGCTCCATTCATTCAATACGATCGATCAAGTGAATCAGTTGATCCAACATCTGAGTTGA
- a CDS encoding tRNA-(ms[2]io[6]A)-hydroxylase, producing the protein MELSEHTKNILGLQLPTDPRWVDLASIRLEDILTDHAYCEQKAALTCISLIQRYSQRVELVKQLSPIVTEEWGHFRLVLHELHKRGLQLGTQRKDLYVNKLIEFQKKGGSEEGRFLDQLLTMALIEARSCERFKRLSEGLQDEYLRNFYRRFMESEAGHYTLFIELSELYIDKAIVRKRWKEWLDYESEIMQELELRGDRIH; encoded by the coding sequence ATGGAATTATCTGAGCATACAAAAAATATACTAGGACTTCAATTACCGACTGACCCACGATGGGTAGATCTGGCGAGCATTCGTTTAGAAGATATACTTACCGATCATGCTTATTGCGAGCAAAAAGCTGCACTGACCTGTATTTCACTGATCCAGCGTTATTCTCAGCGTGTAGAACTGGTGAAACAACTCTCTCCGATCGTTACGGAGGAATGGGGACATTTCAGGTTGGTATTGCATGAATTACATAAGCGAGGCTTACAATTGGGGACCCAGCGAAAAGACCTGTATGTAAACAAACTGATCGAGTTTCAAAAAAAAGGTGGCAGTGAAGAAGGAAGATTTTTAGATCAACTGCTCACGATGGCATTGATCGAAGCCAGAAGCTGTGAACGGTTCAAAAGATTAAGCGAGGGATTACAAGATGAATATCTCCGTAATTTTTATCGCCGCTTCATGGAAAGTGAAGCAGGTCACTATACTTTGTTCATCGAATTATCAGAGCTATACATTGATAAAGCCATTGTTCGTAAACGCTGGAAGGAATGGCTGGATTATGAATCAGAGATCATGCAGGAATTGGAACTCAGAGGAGATAGAATTCACTAG
- a CDS encoding GSCFA domain-containing protein, which translates to MKFHYEFDIQSPDKLISHQQQLLLIGSCFTENIGEKLSKHKFTVLENPNGILFNPVSVSEAITQYIENKTFAVEDLFTLNESWHSWKHHSRFSGITPEDAIEKINQSTKTAHEFLKHADQVMITLGSAWVYTLTEKAVNTRKGAVAANNHKAPADWFAKKLLTTEEVLSMLDHMIHRLFHFNPKLQIIFTISPVRHLREGVIENNKSKAVLIQAVHHLVEKFDRLYYFPAYELVIDDLRDYRFYAEDLVHPNYHATQYVWEKLVNACMSEETRSLLKEIDAIRLAAQHKPFNPSTQQHQQFLQTYLNKAVQMEKQYPFISWKDEIVYFESCLKK; encoded by the coding sequence ATGAAATTTCATTACGAATTCGATATTCAGTCTCCCGACAAACTGATCAGTCATCAGCAACAGTTGCTATTGATCGGTTCTTGCTTTACAGAAAATATCGGAGAGAAATTATCAAAACATAAGTTCACCGTATTAGAGAACCCGAATGGAATACTATTCAATCCGGTAAGTGTATCAGAAGCTATTACTCAATACATCGAAAACAAAACCTTTGCTGTCGAGGATCTTTTTACACTCAATGAAAGTTGGCATAGCTGGAAACACCATAGTCGTTTTTCAGGCATCACACCGGAAGACGCAATAGAGAAGATCAATCAATCAACAAAAACAGCTCATGAATTTTTAAAGCATGCCGATCAGGTTATGATCACACTCGGTTCTGCATGGGTCTATACCTTAACCGAAAAAGCAGTGAATACAAGAAAGGGAGCAGTTGCAGCCAATAACCACAAAGCTCCTGCAGATTGGTTCGCAAAGAAATTATTGACCACTGAAGAAGTATTAAGTATGCTGGATCATATGATCCATCGCTTGTTTCACTTCAATCCTAAACTACAGATCATATTCACCATCAGTCCGGTGCGACATTTGAGAGAAGGGGTGATCGAGAACAATAAAAGTAAAGCGGTATTGATTCAGGCCGTACATCATTTGGTGGAGAAATTTGACAGGTTGTATTATTTCCCGGCTTATGAATTAGTGATCGATGACCTGCGCGATTATCGTTTTTACGCTGAAGATCTTGTTCATCCAAACTATCATGCTACACAATATGTATGGGAGAAATTGGTGAATGCATGTATGTCTGAAGAAACAAGAAGCTTACTCAAGGAAATTGATGCGATCAGATTAGCAGCACAACATAAACCTTTTAATCCTTCTACACAGCAACATCAGCAGTTCCTGCAAACATATTTGAACAAAGCGGTGCAGATGGAGAAACAATATCCATTTATCAGTTGGAAAGATGAGATAGTTTATTTTGAATCTTGTTTAAAAAAATAA
- a CDS encoding hydroxymethylglutaryl-CoA lyase has protein sequence MSFDRQIQLVECPRDAMQGWSHQIPTSVKVNYLNALLKVGFHTLDFGSFVSPKAIPQMADTKEVIPQLVINDRTKLLAIVANLRGAEEAAVYDEISYLGFPFSLSPTFQQRNTNSTMEESMDRVKAIQELCVKTQKKLVVYLSMGFGNPYGDVYNEDILLHWTEVMVKEGVEIISLADTVGLASPEQIRFALTTLIPQYPETTIGVHLHSTAKNWEEKLLAAFESGCNRFDGAMKGIGGCPMAQDDLVGNMDSEKMIPFFQSKQLLQDLDPDALMRSSNMALQVFQ, from the coding sequence ATGTCTTTTGATCGTCAAATACAATTGGTGGAATGCCCTCGTGATGCCATGCAAGGTTGGAGTCATCAAATTCCAACATCGGTGAAGGTGAATTATTTGAATGCATTGCTGAAAGTTGGGTTTCATACACTAGACTTCGGAAGTTTTGTATCACCGAAAGCCATACCGCAAATGGCTGACACCAAAGAAGTGATTCCTCAACTGGTAATCAATGATCGTACAAAGTTATTAGCCATTGTTGCAAATCTTCGCGGTGCTGAAGAAGCAGCTGTATATGATGAGATCAGTTATCTTGGATTCCCTTTTTCGCTTTCTCCCACCTTTCAGCAGCGCAATACCAATAGCACTATGGAAGAAAGCATGGATAGAGTCAAAGCGATTCAGGAATTGTGTGTAAAGACCCAAAAAAAATTAGTAGTATACCTTAGTATGGGATTTGGTAATCCATATGGAGATGTATACAATGAAGATATATTACTCCATTGGACAGAAGTGATGGTCAAAGAGGGAGTTGAAATTATTTCCTTAGCAGATACTGTTGGACTGGCCAGCCCGGAACAAATACGTTTTGCATTGACAACATTGATTCCTCAATATCCTGAAACTACTATTGGTGTTCACTTGCATTCTACTGCAAAGAATTGGGAAGAGAAATTATTAGCCGCGTTCGAATCAGGCTGTAATCGCTTTGATGGGGCGATGAAAGGAATCGGAGGTTGTCCGATGGCGCAGGATGATCTGGTCGGTAATATGGATTCAGAAAAAATGATCCCTTTCTTTCAGTCAAAGCAATTATTACAAGACTTAGATCCGGATGCACTGATGCGAAGTAGCAACATGGCATTACAGGTGTTTCAATAA
- the rlmB gene encoding 23S rRNA (guanosine(2251)-2'-O)-methyltransferase RlmB, with protein MPVKKSSLIIGRQPLLEALETGRPIDKILFQKNISGEAIAEIRQHAREKNIPIQLVPQEKLHGMTRANHQGVIAFAALVQYMDLQQVIDHVVSKGEVPLFVMLDGVTDVRNIGAIARSALCCGAQALIIPDKGVGALNEEAMKSSAGALEHIHVCRVNSLLKAVDTLHLNGIQVFTSEMRADKKVFDLTFNDPCCVIMGDEGKGVQPYLAKAADAFFTIPMATKFDSFNVSVATGIILYEAMKQRLHSS; from the coding sequence ATGCCTGTTAAAAAGAGTTCATTGATCATTGGTCGCCAGCCTTTATTGGAAGCGCTGGAAACGGGAAGACCGATCGATAAAATTTTATTCCAAAAAAATATATCGGGAGAAGCCATTGCTGAGATCCGTCAACATGCAAGGGAAAAGAATATCCCGATACAGTTGGTTCCCCAAGAGAAACTGCATGGCATGACTCGTGCCAATCACCAGGGTGTGATTGCATTTGCAGCCTTGGTTCAATACATGGACCTACAACAAGTGATCGATCATGTAGTATCCAAAGGTGAAGTGCCTTTGTTTGTGATGTTGGATGGTGTGACAGATGTAAGAAATATTGGAGCCATTGCTCGAAGCGCGCTTTGTTGCGGGGCTCAGGCTTTGATCATTCCTGATAAAGGAGTGGGTGCTTTGAATGAGGAAGCAATGAAAAGCAGTGCCGGCGCATTGGAACATATTCACGTCTGCAGGGTCAATAGTTTATTGAAAGCCGTAGATACACTACACTTGAATGGCATTCAGGTATTTACCAGTGAAATGCGTGCGGATAAAAAAGTATTCGATCTTACATTCAATGATCCTTGTTGTGTCATTATGGGTGATGAAGGCAAAGGCGTACAGCCTTATCTCGCAAAAGCAGCCGACGCATTTTTTACCATTCCAATGGCTACCAAATTCGATTCGTTCAATGTGTCGGTAGCAACCGGTATCATTTTATACGAAGCAATGAAACAGCGATTGCACTCATCATAA